One genomic segment of Aquipluma nitroreducens includes these proteins:
- a CDS encoding nuclear transport factor 2 family protein — MKKIGFVLVLVLTTFLTVNAQKENGIVYSEHEAINKTKAMWAAFVKGDKEAFVSFFADTIWVGSNGEYEKKPQKYMSGFVDWWNGFDNFIIQDDKPAFPDAIDYKNGGLWVQDWLLWTGTHKATGIKVKIHVHDLYRFNKDGKIAVANQYFSDNIFEQIEKSQKTIESGVIYKYHPYINVTRKAVNAWAAKDIETWLSFYTPDAVFGSLSLKDGESIDLKTKKADDQKTFATYNTIELVESGEPVCVAYEKEYYVVYSWWVLSVTTMDGKKKSNIPVMLSHGFDNNGKIKWEGVYMDNKRLE; from the coding sequence ATGAAAAAGATAGGTTTCGTGTTAGTACTTGTATTAACCACATTTTTGACGGTTAATGCTCAAAAAGAGAATGGCATTGTTTATTCAGAACATGAAGCCATTAATAAGACAAAAGCAATGTGGGCAGCATTTGTCAAAGGAGACAAAGAAGCATTTGTAAGTTTTTTCGCTGATACAATTTGGGTGGGTTCAAATGGAGAATACGAAAAAAAGCCCCAAAAATATATGAGCGGTTTTGTTGATTGGTGGAACGGATTTGACAATTTTATAATTCAAGACGATAAACCTGCTTTTCCTGACGCTATTGATTATAAAAATGGAGGTCTTTGGGTCCAGGATTGGTTACTATGGACAGGAACACATAAGGCTACTGGAATAAAAGTTAAAATTCATGTTCATGATTTATATCGCTTCAATAAAGACGGGAAGATAGCTGTTGCGAATCAATACTTCAGTGATAACATTTTTGAGCAAATAGAAAAGAGCCAGAAAACAATTGAAAGTGGGGTCATTTACAAGTACCACCCATACATCAATGTCACCCGAAAAGCTGTGAACGCATGGGCAGCAAAGGATATTGAAACCTGGTTAAGTTTTTATACCCCTGATGCCGTTTTTGGAAGTCTTTCACTTAAAGATGGTGAATCAATTGATCTGAAGACAAAAAAAGCCGATGATCAAAAGACCTTTGCAACATACAATACAATTGAATTAGTTGAATCGGGAGAGCCGGTCTGTGTAGCCTATGAAAAAGAATACTACGTTGTTTATTCCTGGTGGGTATTGTCTGTTACAACTATGGATGGCAAGAAAAAGTCCAATATCCCGGTCATGCTATCGCATGGCTTTGATAACAACGGAAAGATCAAATGGGAAGGAGTTTATATGGATAACAAGCGCTTAGAATAG